Proteins from a single region of Polynucleobacter sp. KF022:
- a CDS encoding SDR family oxidoreductase → MSLMQSFGKPSILIIGCGDIGLRVAKQLSRSHRVFALTSQQRRFQELREVGATPILGNLDKPESLWRLAGLAQTVIHLAPPQNSGNRDCRTRNLIRILAQGSNAVRRLIYISTTGVYGDHRGAKVTEITPVNPQSERAKRRVDAEQAIRLWGPANGVAVTILRVPGIYAADRLPIERLESQTPALLPEEDAYSNHIHSDDLARLVCAAVYHGKPQRIINACDGGETKMGDYFDEVADAFGLERPTRLPGNELQKIVSPMLWSFMRESRRVTNARLPELKTPLRYPSVRDFLKTISKNP, encoded by the coding sequence ATGTCACTTATGCAATCTTTTGGTAAACCTTCAATCCTGATTATTGGCTGCGGAGATATTGGTCTTCGGGTAGCCAAGCAGCTCTCGCGAAGCCATCGTGTTTTTGCACTTACTTCTCAGCAGAGACGCTTTCAGGAGCTGAGGGAGGTGGGCGCGACTCCTATTTTGGGTAACCTGGATAAACCAGAGTCTTTATGGCGCCTGGCCGGTTTAGCGCAAACCGTGATTCATTTGGCACCACCTCAAAATAGTGGAAATCGCGATTGCCGAACCCGCAACCTAATTCGAATTTTAGCCCAAGGCTCTAATGCCGTCAGGCGCCTGATCTATATCAGTACTACCGGCGTCTATGGGGATCATCGGGGTGCTAAGGTGACTGAAATCACACCAGTAAACCCCCAAAGCGAGCGTGCCAAAAGAAGGGTGGATGCTGAGCAAGCAATTCGCTTGTGGGGACCTGCAAATGGTGTAGCGGTAACGATTTTGCGTGTCCCTGGTATTTATGCCGCTGATCGTTTGCCAATAGAGCGCTTGGAATCTCAAACTCCGGCGTTGCTCCCTGAGGAAGATGCTTACTCCAATCATATTCACAGTGATGATTTAGCCAGATTGGTTTGTGCGGCGGTGTATCACGGGAAACCTCAGCGCATCATTAATGCCTGCGATGGTGGCGAAACGAAGATGGGCGATTACTTTGATGAAGTCGCAGATGCATTTGGGCTAGAAAGACCGACTCGATTGCCTGGTAATGAATTGCAGAAAATTGTTAGTCCGATGCTGTGGTCATTTATGCGCGAATCTCGAAGGGTAACTAATGCTCGTTTGCCCGAGCTGAAAACTCCCCTACGCTATCCCAGCGTAAGAGATTTTTTGAAAACTATTTCCAAGAATCCTTAA
- a CDS encoding ABC transporter ATP-binding protein produces MNRLSNTAYLWLGVIALVLLPWVVGAGGGNYWVRVLDFALLYIVLALGLNVVVGFAGLLDLGYIAFYALGAYSFALLASPHLPTQFESIAASFPEGMHFSPWMVAVFSIILAALFGLILGLPTLQLRGDYLAIVTLGFGEIIRIFMNNLDRPLNLTNGPKGISGIDPIQLFGISFTKPLDLGFIQIPGLYLVFYLFLALAIAVAIVCLHLQDSRIGRAWIAIREDEIAAKAMGINTRNMKLLAFAIGASFAGVAGVLFSAFQGFVSPESFTLWESIVVLAMVVLGGIGHIPGVILGAILLAVFPEVLRGIAQPVQQFLFGHVIVDVEIIRQLIYGLALILIMLYRPGGIWQKSGAR; encoded by the coding sequence TTGAATCGCCTTAGTAATACCGCTTATCTATGGCTAGGAGTCATTGCTTTAGTACTCCTGCCTTGGGTGGTGGGTGCAGGTGGTGGTAACTATTGGGTTCGGGTACTCGACTTTGCCTTGCTTTATATCGTTCTTGCTTTAGGTTTAAACGTAGTTGTTGGGTTTGCGGGTCTTTTGGATTTGGGTTACATCGCCTTTTATGCATTAGGCGCCTATAGCTTTGCTTTATTGGCGTCCCCTCATCTGCCAACCCAGTTTGAAAGTATTGCGGCGAGCTTTCCAGAGGGTATGCACTTTTCACCTTGGATGGTTGCCGTGTTCTCGATTATTTTGGCGGCCCTATTTGGATTGATCTTAGGTCTACCTACTTTGCAATTGCGCGGAGATTACTTGGCGATTGTTACTTTGGGTTTTGGTGAAATTATTCGTATCTTTATGAATAACTTAGACCGCCCTTTAAATCTTACCAATGGTCCCAAGGGAATTTCAGGAATTGATCCGATTCAATTATTTGGCATTTCATTTACAAAGCCCTTGGATTTAGGTTTTATACAAATCCCCGGTTTGTATTTAGTGTTTTACTTATTTCTTGCGCTGGCAATTGCAGTTGCCATTGTTTGTTTACATCTACAAGATTCCCGTATTGGGCGTGCTTGGATTGCGATTCGTGAAGACGAGATTGCCGCTAAAGCGATGGGTATTAATACTCGTAATATGAAATTACTCGCTTTTGCTATCGGCGCTTCTTTTGCTGGCGTGGCAGGAGTGCTGTTTTCAGCTTTTCAGGGATTTGTTTCTCCTGAGTCATTTACTCTTTGGGAGTCCATCGTAGTCTTGGCTATGGTGGTTTTAGGGGGTATCGGACATATTCCAGGAGTGATTTTGGGCGCCATACTATTAGCGGTATTTCCGGAAGTATTACGCGGCATTGCTCAGCCGGTTCAGCAGTTTTTATTTGGCCATGTGATTGTTGATGTAGAAATCATTCGCCAACTCATTTATGGCTTGGCTTTAATTTTGATCATGCTCTATCGTCCAGGCGGCATTTGGCAAAAGAGTGGGGCAAGGTAA
- a CDS encoding branched-chain amino acid ABC transporter permease, whose protein sequence is MDILLQQIINGLVLGSIYALIALGYTMVYGVLGIINFAHGEVLMIGAMVSLSLLRLILSLTSDLPGWLTLLIVLPVTMAVCAGLSYWIERIAYRPLRNAPRLAPLISAIGMSILLQTIAMMIWSRNPMTYPQLLPSAPIDLWGSGATITGKEIVIIIVALAVMAGLLFLVEKTKLGRAMRATAEQTQIAALMGVNPNRVISITFMLGGALAGLAGVMIASNYGNVHFYMGFIPGLKAFTAAVLGGIGNLQGAMLGGLLLGLIESLGAGYIGELTGGVFGSNYQDIFAFLVLILVLVLRPTGLLGEKVSDRA, encoded by the coding sequence ATGGATATCCTTCTTCAGCAGATTATCAATGGCTTGGTGCTTGGCAGCATCTATGCCTTGATCGCCTTGGGGTACACCATGGTCTATGGGGTGCTGGGGATTATCAATTTTGCCCATGGCGAAGTATTGATGATTGGCGCAATGGTTTCGCTTTCCTTATTGCGTTTGATCTTGAGCTTGACCAGTGACTTGCCCGGCTGGCTCACGCTTCTGATTGTTTTGCCTGTGACGATGGCGGTCTGCGCTGGATTGAGCTATTGGATTGAGCGAATTGCTTATCGCCCTCTGCGTAATGCGCCGCGCTTGGCACCACTGATATCTGCTATTGGTATGTCTATTTTGTTGCAAACGATTGCGATGATGATTTGGTCACGCAATCCTATGACCTATCCACAATTACTACCGTCAGCTCCCATTGATTTATGGGGCAGTGGCGCGACGATTACTGGAAAAGAAATCGTGATCATCATAGTTGCTTTGGCGGTGATGGCTGGCTTATTGTTCTTGGTAGAAAAAACAAAGCTTGGTAGGGCAATGCGCGCTACTGCCGAGCAAACCCAAATTGCTGCGCTCATGGGCGTCAATCCCAATCGCGTGATCTCCATTACCTTTATGTTGGGTGGCGCATTAGCGGGTTTAGCGGGAGTTATGATTGCCAGCAACTATGGCAATGTCCATTTTTACATGGGGTTCATTCCAGGGCTTAAAGCATTTACTGCTGCCGTTCTGGGTGGCATCGGAAATTTGCAGGGTGCCATGTTGGGTGGTCTGCTATTAGGCCTGATTGAATCTTTAGGCGCCGGATATATTGGCGAGCTTACTGGTGGAGTATTTGGATCCAACTATCAGGATATTTTTGCTTTCTTAGTATTAATCTTGGTTTTGGTTTTGCGGCCGACTGGTTTATTGGGCGAGAAGGTTTCGGATCGTGCTTAA
- a CDS encoding acetylornithine transaminase yields MNKPLQTIDTHSVMFITPRPEVVMVEGEGSWLTDNNGKRYLDFLQGWAVNCLGHGNLGMIEALNAQAKKLINPSPAFYNEPMIGLSNLLTENSCFNKVFFANSGAEANEGAIKLARKWGQLHKAGAFEIITFDHSFHGRTLATMSASGKPNWDTMFAPQVAGFPKADLNDLESVKKLVTDKTVAVMLEPVQGEGGVIPATKEFMRELRKFTKENNILLIADEVQAGCGRTGTLFAYQHYGIEPDIMTLGKGIGGGVPLAALLATDAVACFVPGDQGGTYNGNPLMTAVGISVIEQLLAPGFLDSVKAKGELLKSELLKLVTEFNLEGERGEGLLRALMLGKDIGPKLVELARDRNPEGLLINSPRPNLLRFMPALNVPDDEIRQMCNMLRELLKEVA; encoded by the coding sequence ATGAATAAGCCACTTCAGACTATTGATACCCACTCAGTCATGTTTATTACCCCACGTCCAGAGGTTGTGATGGTTGAAGGTGAGGGCTCATGGCTAACAGACAACAATGGCAAACGCTACTTGGACTTCCTGCAAGGTTGGGCGGTGAACTGCTTGGGCCATGGAAATCTAGGAATGATTGAGGCGCTGAATGCACAAGCAAAGAAGTTGATTAATCCAAGTCCTGCGTTCTACAACGAACCCATGATTGGTTTATCAAACCTACTTACAGAAAATAGTTGCTTTAACAAAGTATTCTTTGCTAATAGCGGAGCTGAGGCTAATGAAGGCGCTATTAAATTAGCTCGCAAGTGGGGTCAGCTTCATAAGGCTGGCGCCTTTGAAATCATCACCTTTGATCATAGTTTCCACGGACGCACATTAGCGACGATGAGCGCTTCCGGTAAGCCAAACTGGGATACGATGTTTGCGCCACAGGTCGCAGGCTTTCCAAAGGCAGATTTAAATGATTTGGAGTCTGTGAAAAAGCTGGTAACCGATAAAACGGTTGCAGTCATGCTCGAGCCAGTACAGGGTGAAGGTGGCGTCATTCCCGCTACGAAAGAATTTATGCGCGAACTGCGCAAGTTTACCAAAGAAAACAACATTCTTTTAATTGCTGATGAAGTGCAAGCAGGCTGTGGCCGTACTGGCACCCTCTTTGCCTACCAGCACTATGGTATCGAGCCAGACATTATGACTTTGGGTAAAGGTATTGGTGGAGGCGTTCCATTGGCAGCCTTATTGGCTACCGATGCTGTGGCTTGCTTTGTACCTGGCGATCAAGGCGGGACCTATAACGGCAACCCCTTAATGACCGCTGTAGGGATTAGTGTCATTGAGCAACTTTTAGCTCCAGGATTTTTGGATAGCGTTAAAGCCAAAGGTGAATTGCTTAAATCTGAATTGCTCAAGCTGGTAACCGAGTTCAATCTGGAAGGTGAGCGTGGTGAAGGATTATTAAGGGCCTTAATGCTTGGAAAAGACATTGGTCCAAAGCTAGTTGAACTTGCGCGTGATCGTAACCCTGAAGGTCTGTTGATCAACTCCCCAAGACCTAACTTATTACGCTTTATGCCGGCTTTGAATGTGCCTGATGATGAGATTCGTCAGATGTGCAATATGCTGCGTGAGTTACTGAAAGAGGTAGCTTAA
- a CDS encoding ABC transporter ATP-binding protein, which yields MTSSDHLLLDVTDVSKRFGGVQALDSVGLQVAHDSIVGLIGPNGAGKTTFFNVITGLYPADSGIFLFDGQSYFPESVSEVTKSGLARTFQNIRLFGEMSVLENVMVGCHCRTKAGLLGAIFRFPSTKREERAIREKAQQLLAYVGLGEFANMQARNLSYGHQRRLEIARALATEPKLLALDEPAAGMNATEKLELRELLLRIRADGKTILLIEHDVSLVMGICDSLTVLDYGKVIASGKPADVRTHPEVIKAYLGQGAA from the coding sequence ATGACGAGTTCCGATCACTTGCTTCTTGATGTCACGGATGTTTCAAAGCGCTTTGGGGGTGTACAAGCGCTGGACTCTGTTGGCTTGCAGGTGGCGCATGATTCAATCGTCGGATTGATCGGTCCCAATGGTGCTGGCAAGACAACCTTTTTTAATGTCATCACTGGTTTGTATCCTGCAGACTCAGGAATCTTTTTGTTCGACGGTCAATCCTATTTTCCAGAGTCTGTATCTGAAGTCACCAAATCTGGTCTGGCTCGAACATTTCAAAACATTCGTCTGTTCGGTGAAATGTCTGTTTTAGAAAATGTGATGGTAGGTTGCCATTGCCGCACTAAAGCTGGTTTGCTAGGCGCGATCTTTCGCTTTCCATCGACCAAGCGTGAAGAGCGCGCCATCAGAGAAAAGGCCCAACAACTCTTGGCTTATGTTGGTCTGGGTGAGTTTGCCAATATGCAGGCGCGAAATCTTTCCTACGGACATCAGCGCCGCCTTGAGATTGCAAGAGCATTAGCGACTGAGCCTAAGCTCCTGGCTCTGGATGAGCCTGCTGCCGGTATGAATGCCACTGAAAAACTTGAGTTGCGTGAGTTATTGCTGCGCATTCGCGCTGATGGTAAAACCATTTTATTGATTGAACATGATGTCAGCTTGGTAATGGGAATTTGCGATAGTCTGACCGTCCTCGATTACGGCAAAGTGATTGCCTCAGGAAAACCTGCCGACGTGCGCACACATCCTGAAGTCATTAAGGCTTATCTTGGGCAAGGAGCTGCATGA
- a CDS encoding CDP-6-deoxy-delta-3,4-glucoseen reductase, producing MSYQVTLKTSGKQFTVNPDENVLEAALRQGINLPYGCKNGACGSCKGKVVEGQVTHGQHSESALSKADETAGGILFCCSHPQSDLLIEAREVQGAGDIAIRKVPCRVNTISKPSDDVAILKLQLPAAERFQFLAGQYLEFLLKDGQRRAYSIANAPEQEGPLELHIRHLPGGLFTDFVFGAATPALKEKDILRFEGPLGSFFLREDSKKPIIFVAAGTGFAPIKSIIEQMRAKKIHRPIHLYWGGRRPGDLYLSDLCQSWEKETTDFKYIPVISDALAEDGWQGRSGFVHQAVMADHPDMKGFQVYACGAPVMVNAARNDFSAKCQLPEEEFFADSFTSAADLVTA from the coding sequence GTGTCTTATCAAGTCACGCTCAAAACGAGCGGCAAACAATTTACCGTCAATCCAGATGAGAATGTCCTGGAGGCCGCTCTACGTCAAGGAATCAATTTACCCTATGGCTGTAAAAATGGTGCCTGTGGCTCCTGCAAAGGCAAAGTCGTAGAAGGTCAAGTGACCCACGGACAGCATAGCGAAAGTGCTCTTAGCAAGGCTGACGAAACCGCTGGTGGGATTTTGTTTTGCTGCTCCCACCCTCAATCCGATCTCCTCATTGAAGCCCGTGAAGTTCAAGGGGCTGGTGATATTGCTATTCGTAAAGTACCTTGTCGCGTTAATACCATTAGCAAACCAAGCGACGATGTCGCCATTCTGAAGCTGCAGTTACCTGCCGCCGAACGCTTTCAGTTTCTAGCCGGTCAGTATCTTGAGTTTCTTCTCAAAGATGGGCAGCGTCGCGCTTACTCTATTGCCAATGCACCCGAACAAGAGGGCCCGCTTGAGTTGCATATTCGCCATTTACCTGGCGGTTTGTTTACTGACTTTGTATTTGGCGCCGCTACGCCTGCTTTAAAAGAAAAAGATATCTTGCGCTTTGAAGGGCCCCTGGGAAGTTTCTTTTTAAGAGAAGACTCTAAGAAACCCATCATCTTTGTCGCTGCTGGCACTGGCTTTGCGCCCATCAAATCCATCATCGAACAAATGCGAGCCAAGAAGATTCATCGACCAATTCATCTTTACTGGGGTGGACGTCGCCCTGGTGATTTGTATTTGAGTGACTTATGCCAATCCTGGGAAAAAGAGACAACCGACTTTAAATACATACCGGTAATTTCAGATGCACTCGCAGAAGATGGCTGGCAAGGTAGATCGGGTTTTGTACATCAAGCTGTGATGGCTGATCATCCCGATATGAAGGGCTTTCAAGTCTATGCTTGTGGCGCCCCAGTCATGGTCAATGCCGCCAGAAATGACTTCTCAGCCAAGTGTCAACTGCCTGAGGAAGAGTTCTTCGCAGATTCCTTCACTAGCGCAGCAGATTTAGTAACAGCTTAG
- a CDS encoding branched-chain amino acid ABC transporter substrate-binding protein: MNKPKIGFTRSAIALAVSAFLLAACGKGGEKSAAAPADGIEVKIGHVAPLTGPIAHLGKDNENGARLALEEINKAGLTIDGKKVVLTLVPEDDAEDPKTATQVAQKLVDAKVVGVVGHLNSGTSIPASRIYSDAGITQVSPSATNPDYTKQGFKTTYRLVATDAQQGPALANYVANTLKAKTVAIIDDSTQYGKGLADEFEKTIKAAGIKVVTREASNNKATDFKAILTKIKGSKPDVIMYGGMDATGGPLTKQAAELGIKAKVVGGDGMCTEKLAELAGEAVVNVTCSEAGMALSKMAQGADFQKRYKERFNSDVQIYAPFTYDAVYVLVDSMKRSNSTDPAKILAAMPDTKMQGLVGNIAFDNKGDMKEGVITLYDFKDKKKNVLDVIKM; the protein is encoded by the coding sequence ATGAACAAACCTAAGATTGGCTTTACAAGAAGTGCTATTGCTTTAGCGGTTTCAGCGTTCCTATTGGCCGCTTGCGGCAAAGGTGGCGAGAAGTCTGCGGCAGCTCCCGCGGATGGTATCGAAGTGAAGATTGGGCATGTCGCTCCTTTGACTGGGCCTATTGCGCACTTGGGTAAAGATAATGAGAATGGCGCGCGCTTAGCTCTCGAAGAAATTAATAAAGCAGGCTTAACGATTGATGGAAAAAAAGTAGTGCTGACTTTAGTGCCTGAAGATGATGCTGAAGATCCAAAGACTGCTACTCAAGTTGCTCAAAAGCTGGTGGATGCCAAAGTAGTTGGCGTAGTAGGACACTTAAATTCTGGGACCAGTATTCCTGCCTCACGCATTTATAGCGATGCAGGTATTACCCAGGTATCACCATCAGCAACGAATCCTGATTACACCAAACAAGGATTTAAGACGACTTATCGCTTAGTAGCAACCGACGCACAACAAGGCCCAGCCTTGGCTAATTATGTTGCGAATACTTTGAAGGCAAAAACGGTGGCCATCATTGATGACTCTACTCAGTACGGCAAAGGCCTGGCTGATGAATTTGAGAAAACCATCAAAGCGGCTGGCATAAAAGTCGTTACTCGCGAAGCAAGCAATAACAAGGCAACTGATTTCAAGGCCATCTTGACGAAGATTAAGGGTAGCAAACCAGATGTCATCATGTATGGCGGTATGGATGCGACCGGTGGCCCACTAACAAAACAGGCTGCTGAGCTTGGTATTAAGGCAAAGGTTGTTGGTGGTGATGGCATGTGCACCGAGAAGCTTGCTGAGTTGGCTGGTGAGGCGGTGGTGAATGTGACTTGTTCTGAAGCGGGTATGGCCTTGTCAAAGATGGCTCAAGGCGCTGACTTCCAAAAGCGTTACAAAGAACGCTTTAATTCAGATGTACAGATTTATGCGCCGTTTACTTATGATGCTGTCTATGTCTTGGTAGATTCTATGAAGCGCTCAAACTCAACTGATCCTGCAAAGATTTTGGCTGCAATGCCTGATACGAAAATGCAGGGCTTAGTAGGTAATATTGCTTTTGATAATAAGGGTGATATGAAAGAAGGCGTGATCACCTTATACGACTTCAAAGATAAGAAGAAAAATGTTCTTGATGTCATTAAGATGTAA
- a CDS encoding ABC transporter ATP-binding protein — protein sequence MMSALLNIKDLKVSYGGINAVKGIDLHVNQCELVALIGANGAGKSSTLKAISGLLTPSAGEIHFVNQETKKLPAYELVRLGLGMVPEGRGVFKRMTILENLQMGAYLKTNPKDIELKLEEVYSYFPRLKERLSQLAGTLSGGEQQMVAMGRAMMAEPQLLLLDEPSMGLSPIMVETIFDVVRSLSASGMTILLVEQNARLALQMADRAYVMESGLITLDGSGKELLEDSRVKTAYLGE from the coding sequence ATGATGAGCGCTTTGTTGAATATAAAAGATCTCAAGGTATCCTATGGCGGCATCAATGCTGTTAAAGGAATTGATCTGCATGTCAATCAATGCGAACTTGTTGCCTTGATTGGAGCGAATGGTGCAGGAAAAAGTTCAACCCTAAAAGCAATTTCTGGTTTACTAACTCCATCGGCTGGCGAGATTCATTTTGTGAACCAAGAAACTAAAAAGTTGCCTGCCTATGAATTGGTTCGCCTAGGTCTGGGTATGGTGCCGGAAGGGCGAGGTGTTTTTAAGCGCATGACGATTTTGGAGAATCTCCAGATGGGCGCCTATTTAAAGACAAACCCTAAAGATATCGAGCTCAAACTAGAAGAGGTGTACTCGTATTTTCCAAGACTCAAAGAGCGCTTATCTCAGTTGGCAGGCACGCTGTCTGGCGGTGAGCAGCAGATGGTAGCAATGGGCAGGGCAATGATGGCCGAGCCTCAGTTATTGCTGTTGGATGAGCCATCTATGGGCTTGTCACCCATCATGGTTGAGACGATTTTTGATGTTGTTCGTAGCCTATCTGCGAGCGGGATGACTATTTTGCTAGTAGAGCAAAATGCACGCTTAGCTCTTCAGATGGCAGACCGTGCTTATGTGATGGAGAGTGGTTTGATTACTCTCGATGGGTCTGGCAAGGAATTGCTAGAAGACTCAAGAGTAAAAACTGCCTACCTTGGTGAATAA
- a CDS encoding glutamine--tRNA ligase/YqeY domain fusion protein — translation MSQDSKPSKANNGVIAEPSNFLRQIIDHDLASGAFSQRTNLAGEAIPSIITRFPPEPNGYLHIGHAKSICLNFGLAADYNNQAGGARCNMRLDDTNPVKEDVEYADSILDAVKWLGFNWGTHLYHASDYFDRLYEFAEILIQNGKAYVDSQSADDIHTNRGNFGQVGKNSPYRDRSPEENLVLFREMRDGKFKDGEHVLRLKIDMTHPNIVMRDPVVYRIRHTDHHRTGNKWCIYPLYDFTHCISDALENVSHSICTLEFENNRPLYDWIVNSLKELGVFKDPVPHQYEFARLNLTYTITSKRKLLQLVEEKHVEGWDDPRMPTIVGIRRRGYTPESIRLFCERIGVSKADSWIDMSTLDQALRDDLEVRAPRATAVLKPLRLVVENFDTSAKEACSAPRHPNHPEWGNREFNFTRELWIEADDFMQEPIKGFFRLYPPIGDQPGSRVRLRHGFVVECTGFETDAQGNVTQVNVTHFPDSKSGTPGSNNYKVKGNIHWISAAEAIPAEVRLYDHLFSDPHPDSGDKNFLDAINSNSKQTIAAYLEPCMKDAKAEDRFQFERHGYFVADQKDSLPGKPVFNRTVGLKDSWK, via the coding sequence ATGTCCCAAGATAGCAAACCCTCCAAAGCCAATAACGGCGTAATAGCCGAACCGTCTAATTTCTTACGCCAGATCATTGATCATGATTTGGCAAGCGGAGCTTTTTCACAGCGCACTAATTTGGCGGGCGAAGCTATTCCATCGATCATTACCCGTTTTCCGCCTGAGCCGAATGGCTATTTACACATTGGTCACGCTAAAAGCATTTGTTTGAACTTTGGCTTAGCGGCTGATTACAACAATCAAGCTGGTGGCGCGCGCTGCAATATGCGCCTGGACGATACCAATCCAGTCAAAGAAGATGTTGAGTACGCCGATAGTATTTTGGATGCGGTGAAGTGGTTAGGCTTTAATTGGGGAACCCATCTTTATCATGCAAGCGATTACTTTGATCGCCTCTATGAGTTTGCTGAGATTTTGATTCAAAATGGCAAAGCGTATGTTGATAGCCAGAGCGCTGATGATATCCATACCAATCGCGGCAACTTTGGGCAAGTAGGAAAAAACAGCCCTTATCGCGATCGTAGCCCAGAAGAAAATCTTGTCCTCTTTCGCGAGATGCGCGATGGCAAATTTAAAGACGGTGAACATGTACTGCGCCTAAAGATTGATATGACGCATCCGAATATCGTGATGCGCGATCCTGTTGTTTATCGCATTCGCCATACCGACCACCATCGTACGGGCAACAAATGGTGCATCTACCCTTTATACGACTTCACTCACTGCATCTCTGATGCACTTGAAAATGTCTCCCATTCCATATGCACATTGGAGTTCGAGAACAACCGCCCACTGTATGACTGGATTGTGAATTCCCTAAAAGAATTGGGCGTATTTAAAGATCCAGTACCGCATCAGTATGAATTCGCTCGCCTCAATCTGACCTATACCATCACCAGCAAACGCAAGTTATTGCAACTGGTGGAAGAAAAGCATGTTGAAGGCTGGGATGATCCGCGTATGCCAACCATCGTAGGCATCCGTCGTCGCGGCTACACCCCAGAAAGTATTCGTTTGTTCTGTGAACGCATTGGCGTTTCTAAGGCAGACAGCTGGATTGATATGAGCACTCTTGATCAAGCGCTTCGCGATGATCTTGAAGTCAGAGCGCCACGCGCTACTGCAGTACTGAAACCACTCAGGCTTGTAGTGGAAAACTTTGATACCTCAGCAAAAGAGGCATGCTCTGCACCACGTCATCCCAATCATCCAGAATGGGGCAATCGTGAGTTTAATTTCACACGCGAGTTGTGGATTGAAGCAGATGACTTTATGCAAGAACCAATCAAGGGATTCTTCAGACTCTACCCACCAATTGGCGATCAACCTGGCAGTCGTGTGCGCTTACGCCATGGCTTTGTAGTTGAGTGCACAGGCTTTGAAACTGATGCTCAAGGTAATGTGACGCAAGTAAACGTTACCCACTTCCCAGACAGCAAGAGCGGGACGCCAGGCTCCAATAATTACAAGGTCAAAGGCAATATCCATTGGATTAGCGCTGCCGAGGCTATACCTGCAGAAGTACGTCTATATGACCACCTCTTTAGCGACCCTCATCCAGACAGCGGTGATAAGAATTTCTTGGATGCAATTAATTCAAACTCCAAACAAACTATTGCCGCCTATTTAGAACCCTGCATGAAGGATGCTAAAGCAGAAGATCGCTTTCAGTTTGAGCGCCATGGATATTTTGTTGCCGATCAAAAAGATTCTCTGCCCGGCAAACCAGTATTTAACCGAACAGTTGGACTTAAGGATTCTTGGAAATAG
- the ispH gene encoding 4-hydroxy-3-methylbut-2-enyl diphosphate reductase, translating to MSDFNNAEILMAQPRGFCAGVDRAINIVNEALNRFGAPIYVRHEIVHNAYVVNELRDKGAVFVDELHEVPKGGIVVFSAHGVSQEVRKDAEARGLQVYDATCPLVTKVHLEVVKMCKEGYTVLMIGHAGHPEVEGTMGQVKEGVFLVEKLDDVGALPFSANEKMAFVTQTTLSVDETKEIVEALTTKFPNIVQPRKQDICYATQNRQDAVKFMAPQVEVVIVVGSASSSNSNRLRELAEKLGVPSYMVDSPEQLKPEWFAGKKRVGLTAGASAPESLAQSIVSRIQEFGPRHVRALDGVVEDVTFSLPKNLVD from the coding sequence ATGAGTGATTTTAATAACGCAGAAATTTTGATGGCGCAACCGCGTGGTTTTTGCGCGGGCGTCGATCGTGCAATCAATATTGTCAATGAGGCTCTTAATCGTTTTGGTGCGCCAATTTATGTGCGTCATGAAATTGTGCATAACGCATATGTAGTTAATGAGCTGCGCGATAAGGGCGCAGTATTCGTAGATGAATTGCATGAAGTTCCCAAGGGTGGCATTGTTGTATTTAGCGCTCACGGTGTTTCTCAAGAAGTGCGCAAAGATGCTGAAGCAAGAGGTTTGCAGGTCTACGACGCCACATGTCCTTTGGTCACTAAGGTCCATCTTGAGGTCGTCAAAATGTGTAAAGAGGGTTATACCGTTTTGATGATCGGTCATGCCGGGCACCCAGAGGTTGAGGGAACTATGGGTCAAGTAAAAGAAGGCGTATTTTTGGTTGAGAAGCTCGACGATGTGGGCGCGTTACCATTTTCAGCAAATGAGAAAATGGCTTTTGTTACCCAAACAACACTTTCTGTTGATGAGACCAAAGAAATTGTTGAAGCCTTAACGACAAAGTTTCCCAATATTGTCCAACCTCGCAAACAAGATATTTGTTATGCCACTCAGAATCGTCAAGATGCTGTGAAATTTATGGCGCCTCAAGTTGAGGTTGTTATTGTGGTGGGTAGCGCCTCAAGCTCGAACTCTAATCGCTTGCGAGAGCTGGCTGAAAAGCTTGGCGTTCCCTCCTACATGGTGGATTCCCCAGAGCAACTTAAACCAGAATGGTTCGCTGGCAAAAAGCGAGTTGGTTTGACGGCGGGTGCTTCTGCGCCAGAAAGTTTGGCGCAGTCTATTGTGAGTCGCATTCAGGAGTTTGGTCCGCGACATGTTCGCGCACTTGATGGTGTAGTCGAAGATGTCACCTTTTCTTTACCCAAAAATTTAGTTGATTGA